In Acidobacteriota bacterium, one genomic interval encodes:
- a CDS encoding DUF3500 domain-containing protein — MSARMLLIALGCAGAAGLLTAAGNDKTSNTMASAANNLLASLSDEQRATVMLDFDAAERVDWHFIPKERKGLSMLDMSPDQHHLLHALLSASLSRTGYGKTATVMSLESVLRKLEEAAGANRFTSMRDPLRYHVTFFGEPGEDRDWGWSFEGHHVSLNFTVVAGEATASTPLFLGANPHRVPSGPREGLRALGNEEDLARALLDSLDNDQRKQAVIGADAPRDIFTSNKPRVEPGEPEGLPASALRPGQRSLLDALIEEYAGNVPPDLAGKRRAQVEAAGDAIHFVWIGPGEPGAPHYYRVQAPDFVIEYDNVQNRANHSHTVWRDFDGDFGRDLLAQHHRDYKH, encoded by the coding sequence ATGTCCGCACGCATGCTGTTGATCGCCCTGGGCTGCGCCGGCGCGGCCGGACTCCTCACCGCCGCCGGCAACGACAAGACCTCCAACACGATGGCCTCCGCGGCGAACAACCTGCTCGCCTCCTTGAGCGACGAGCAGCGGGCGACCGTCATGCTCGACTTCGACGCCGCCGAGCGCGTCGACTGGCACTTCATCCCCAAGGAGCGCAAGGGGCTGTCGATGCTGGACATGAGCCCCGACCAGCACCACCTGCTCCACGCCCTGCTCAGCGCCTCGCTCAGCCGCACGGGCTACGGCAAGACGGCCACCGTGATGAGCCTGGAGTCCGTGCTGCGCAAGCTCGAGGAGGCTGCCGGCGCCAACCGCTTCACGTCGATGCGTGACCCCCTGCGCTACCACGTCACGTTCTTCGGCGAGCCCGGCGAGGACCGCGACTGGGGCTGGAGCTTCGAGGGACACCACGTGTCGCTCAACTTCACCGTCGTCGCCGGCGAAGCGACCGCCTCCACTCCCCTGTTCCTGGGCGCCAACCCGCACCGCGTCCCAAGCGGCCCGCGCGAAGGGCTACGCGCCCTGGGCAACGAAGAGGACCTCGCCCGCGCGCTGCTCGATTCCCTCGACAACGACCAGCGCAAGCAGGCCGTGATCGGCGCCGACGCGCCCCGCGACATCTTCACGTCGAACAAGCCGCGAGTGGAACCAGGGGAACCCGAGGGCCTGCCCGCAAGCGCCCTCCGGCCCGGCCAGCGGAGCCTCCTGGACGCCCTGATCGAAGAGTACGCTGGAAACGTTCCGCCGGACCTGGCCGGGAAGCGCCGCGCCCAGGTCGAAGCGGCCGGCGACGCGATCCACTTCGTCTGGATCGGTCCGGGCGAGCCCGGCGCGCCCCACTACTACCGCGTGCAGGCGCCGGACTTCGTCATCGAGTACGACAACGTCCAGAACCGAGCGAACCACAGCCACACCGTCTGGCGAGATTTCGACGGCGATTTCGGCCGCGATCTGCTGGCGCAGCACCACCGCGACTACAAGCACTAG
- a CDS encoding acyl-CoA dehydrogenase family protein produces MPDLDPFGIDAELYDLSMSEGAKPLLTKVKNFMADYVEPITEEYYRRGEGREDRWSYGEGQLELLDGAKAKAREMGLWNFFLPDAETGEGLKNLDYAYIAQELGKNPLASQCMNCSAPDTGNMEVLERVGTEEQKEKWLEPLLNGEIRSCFGMTEPNLASSDAKNIGTRATLDGDEWLIQGEKYYISGAGDPRCKIMICMVKTSPGGPAHRQQSQILVPMDTPGVNVLGPMKVFGHDHAPHGHMHIKLDNVRVPKENILLGEGRGFEISQLRLGPGRIHHCMRSVGQAEKALDLMVKRGMSREAFGRPIIQLGKNIEVVSRARIDIEAMRLMVLRAAKAMDVLGNREARVWVHAVKAMIPERTCQIIDQAIQMHGATGVSQWTPLADMYTGQRTLRIADGPDEVHHLVVGRAELRRYTEEESAAN; encoded by the coding sequence ATGCCCGATCTCGATCCGTTCGGCATCGACGCCGAGTTGTACGACCTTTCGATGTCCGAGGGGGCCAAGCCGCTTCTGACGAAGGTCAAGAACTTCATGGCCGACTACGTCGAGCCGATCACCGAGGAGTACTACCGCCGCGGCGAAGGGCGGGAGGACCGCTGGAGCTACGGCGAGGGGCAGTTGGAGCTGCTCGACGGCGCCAAGGCGAAGGCCAGGGAGATGGGCCTGTGGAACTTCTTCCTGCCGGACGCCGAGACGGGCGAAGGCCTGAAGAACCTCGACTACGCCTACATCGCCCAGGAACTGGGCAAGAACCCGCTCGCCTCGCAGTGCATGAACTGCAGCGCCCCGGACACCGGCAACATGGAAGTGCTCGAGCGCGTCGGCACGGAAGAGCAGAAGGAGAAGTGGCTGGAGCCGCTGCTCAACGGCGAGATCCGATCCTGCTTCGGCATGACGGAGCCGAACCTGGCCTCTTCGGACGCGAAGAACATCGGCACACGCGCGACCCTCGATGGCGACGAGTGGCTGATCCAGGGCGAGAAGTACTACATCTCCGGCGCCGGCGACCCGCGCTGCAAGATCATGATCTGCATGGTCAAGACCAGCCCGGGCGGGCCGGCGCACCGCCAGCAGTCCCAGATCCTGGTGCCGATGGACACCCCGGGTGTGAATGTCCTGGGGCCGATGAAGGTCTTCGGCCACGACCACGCGCCCCACGGCCACATGCACATCAAGCTGGACAACGTGCGCGTGCCGAAGGAGAACATCCTGCTCGGCGAGGGCCGCGGTTTCGAGATCTCCCAGCTCCGGCTGGGTCCGGGCCGCATCCACCACTGCATGCGGTCCGTGGGCCAGGCGGAGAAGGCCCTGGACCTGATGGTCAAGCGCGGCATGTCCCGCGAGGCCTTCGGCCGGCCGATCATCCAGCTCGGCAAGAACATCGAGGTCGTGTCGCGCGCCCGCATCGACATCGAGGCGATGCGTCTCATGGTCCTGCGCGCCGCCAAGGCGATGGACGTTCTCGGCAACCGCGAGGCGCGGGTGTGGGTCCACGCCGTCAAGGCGATGATCCCCGAGCGCACCTGCCAGATCATCGACCAGGCGATCCAGATGCACGGCGCCACCGGCGTCTCGCAGTGGACGCCGCTTGCCGACATGTACACCGGTCAGCGGACGCTACGCATCGCGGACGGCCCGGACGAGGTCCATCACCTCGTCGTCGGCCGCGCCGAACTGCGGCGGTACACCGAGGAGGAGAGCGCCGCGAATTAG
- a CDS encoding amidohydrolase family protein, translated as MSAPDPGTPEWLAQVQEETVDPSRRIVDPHHHLWRRPTGDYLLEDLWGDTEAVGSDGESHNVEKTVFVECRACYRKDGPEHLRCVGETEFVAENAAASAEGDGATISGIVSHANLTLGEGVAEVLDSHEEAGNGLFRGIRHSGARDPHPEHLRIAGRAPEGLYAREDFRRGMKVLGDRGLTFDTWHYHHQNRDFAALARAVPGTTMILDHFGTPLGVGPYADRREEIFEAWKDDIAEIAACPNVVAKIGGLAMPDNGFGWSERATPATSDELVAAQRRYYLHTIECFGPDRCMFESNFPVDKLSIPYHAMYNGLKKIAAGFPDDEQDAMFYRTAARVYSL; from the coding sequence ATGTCAGCACCCGATCCCGGCACGCCCGAGTGGCTTGCCCAGGTCCAGGAAGAAACCGTCGACCCGTCCCGCCGGATCGTCGATCCACACCACCATCTCTGGCGGCGTCCCACCGGCGACTATCTGCTCGAAGACCTGTGGGGCGACACGGAGGCAGTCGGCTCCGACGGCGAGAGCCACAACGTCGAGAAGACCGTGTTCGTCGAGTGCCGGGCCTGCTACCGGAAGGACGGTCCGGAGCACTTGCGGTGCGTCGGTGAGACGGAATTCGTGGCGGAGAACGCCGCTGCCTCGGCCGAAGGCGATGGGGCCACGATTTCCGGCATCGTCAGCCACGCGAACCTGACCCTGGGCGAAGGCGTCGCGGAAGTGCTCGATTCCCACGAGGAGGCCGGCAACGGACTGTTCCGGGGCATCCGCCACTCCGGCGCCCGCGACCCCCACCCCGAGCACCTGCGCATCGCCGGGCGCGCGCCCGAGGGCCTCTACGCCCGCGAGGACTTCCGGCGCGGCATGAAGGTGCTGGGCGACCGCGGCCTGACCTTCGACACCTGGCACTACCACCACCAGAACCGCGACTTCGCGGCCCTGGCGCGCGCCGTGCCCGGGACGACGATGATCCTCGACCACTTCGGTACGCCGCTGGGCGTCGGCCCCTACGCCGACAGGCGCGAGGAGATCTTCGAGGCCTGGAAGGACGACATCGCCGAGATCGCCGCGTGCCCCAACGTGGTCGCCAAGATCGGTGGCCTCGCGATGCCCGACAACGGCTTCGGCTGGAGCGAACGCGCCACTCCCGCGACCTCCGACGAGCTCGTCGCCGCGCAGCGCCGCTACTACCTGCACACGATCGAGTGCTTCGGCCCGGACCGCTGCATGTTCGAGAGCAACTTCCCCGTCGACAAGCTCTCGATCCCGTACCACGCGATGTACAACGGCCTGAAGAAGATCGCGGCCGGCTTCCCGGACGACGAACAGGACGCCATGTTCTACCGGACCGCGGCCCGGGTCTACTCCTTGTGA
- a CDS encoding type II toxin-antitoxin system VapC family toxin: MIFVDTNVFMYAVGRPHALRDTARKFFADCVDNATPLCTSAEVVQELVHAYLPVARLRALDRALSLITRARVEVWPLEHEDVTLARQLHELHPALGARDLCHLASCRRRGVREVRTFDQALGAVAGASAG, translated from the coding sequence GTGATCTTCGTTGACACGAACGTGTTCATGTACGCGGTAGGCCGTCCGCACGCGCTAAGGGACACGGCTCGCAAGTTCTTCGCGGACTGTGTCGACAATGCAACGCCTCTTTGCACCTCGGCTGAGGTGGTCCAGGAGCTGGTTCATGCCTACCTGCCAGTGGCCCGACTACGGGCGCTCGACCGGGCGCTGTCGTTGATCACCAGAGCCAGGGTTGAGGTCTGGCCGCTTGAACACGAGGACGTGACGTTGGCCAGACAGCTCCACGAACTGCACCCAGCTCTGGGAGCCAGGGACCTCTGCCATCTCGCCAGTTGCCGCCGTCGCGGTGTGCGAGAGGTGCGTACCTTCGATCAGGCGCTGGGAGCCGTTGCTGGCGCGAGCGCCGGATGA
- a CDS encoding antitoxin — protein sequence MDEAQRRMARVQLLIPDEDRDRFVHQARREGMTLSAWLRAAAHQRLAAGQRSDPFETPEDLEAFFQGCDAIEGPDAEPEWGEHLAVIDESRRRGASST from the coding sequence ATGGACGAGGCGCAGAGGAGAATGGCCAGAGTGCAGTTACTGATCCCGGATGAGGACCGAGACAGGTTCGTCCATCAGGCCAGGAGGGAGGGCATGACGCTGAGCGCGTGGTTGAGGGCGGCCGCACATCAGCGGCTGGCTGCAGGGCAGCGATCCGATCCGTTCGAGACGCCAGAGGACCTCGAGGCGTTCTTCCAGGGCTGCGATGCGATCGAAGGCCCCGATGCCGAACCGGAGTGGGGCGAACACCTCGCGGTCATCGATGAGTCGCGTAGACGGGGCGCTTCCAGTACGTGA
- a CDS encoding VWA domain-containing protein: MTGSECHRRPPRLLVATAAMALTAASHFAGPTGANAQDGQPQQGQIREDIVLRESIDVRLISLDAVVTDSSDRPVTGLTKDDFELKVQDEPVEILSVAAGEDLRTTVTGRLTILLFIDERHLQRKHRDAALAEIAGALDEEIAANPTWVAAAAFGERLEPLLSPTRDRAAVRATIETAMNRDIPTTTLRTHQRSVSLAMREALRLMAAKGSRYRLGEASLASVEANLRSFGQALRQDTLLTVSAVRSLVEALAFVPGRKAILFVSDGLPRHPLDSAAKTMYDRLAGASRQIEGDEMISARGSLDLNDRNHRPFGVDRADRMGVATNIVQVDDGGAFAFQTMAAELSCADAFDQLAALANTHRVTFYPLKPPVIDPAISELGESAKDRGSIVELSNVRSGLNSLAGLTGGLSFVSDTGVAEFLQSTRTDISTYYSLSFTPPDSMGDTGIREITLRLRQRPLARSGSLRYRASYAPVTIQQNLASRAWGTLLFGWEENNHGMEVQVRRSASRERPDQPGHTPLEVRASLPIGDLDLAPTRATRTPVASGFFRVVVQVQRDDGSRMPPQHFDFELNVPVAELEQAAGQYIAVRSEVLLSPGSYRLAVGIWEENSGRSSFVVRELAVQADPSVA, translated from the coding sequence TTGACCGGTTCCGAATGCCACCGCCGGCCGCCGAGGCTGCTGGTCGCTACCGCCGCAATGGCGCTCACGGCCGCGTCCCACTTCGCGGGTCCAACAGGGGCCAACGCGCAGGACGGTCAGCCGCAGCAGGGGCAGATTCGAGAGGACATCGTGCTCCGCGAGTCGATCGACGTCCGGCTGATCAGTCTCGACGCCGTCGTCACCGACTCCTCCGACCGGCCGGTCACCGGCCTGACCAAGGACGACTTCGAACTCAAGGTCCAGGACGAACCCGTCGAGATACTGAGCGTGGCCGCAGGAGAGGACCTCCGCACCACCGTCACCGGACGCCTGACCATTCTCCTGTTCATCGACGAGCGCCACCTGCAGCGGAAGCACCGCGACGCGGCCCTGGCCGAAATCGCGGGAGCCCTCGACGAGGAGATTGCAGCCAACCCGACCTGGGTGGCGGCCGCGGCCTTCGGTGAGCGCCTCGAACCGCTGCTGTCGCCCACCCGCGACCGCGCGGCGGTGCGGGCGACGATCGAAACCGCGATGAACCGAGACATCCCGACGACGACCCTGCGCACCCACCAGCGCTCCGTTTCCCTGGCCATGAGGGAGGCGCTGCGTCTGATGGCGGCAAAGGGCAGCCGCTACCGTCTCGGCGAGGCCTCCCTCGCCAGCGTGGAGGCGAACCTCCGGAGCTTCGGCCAGGCCCTGCGGCAGGACACCCTGCTGACCGTCAGCGCGGTTCGCTCGCTGGTCGAAGCGCTCGCCTTCGTTCCCGGCCGCAAGGCGATCCTGTTCGTGAGCGACGGCCTACCCCGCCACCCCCTCGACAGCGCCGCCAAGACGATGTACGACCGCCTCGCGGGCGCTTCCCGGCAGATCGAGGGCGACGAGATGATCAGCGCCCGCGGCTCGCTCGACCTGAACGATCGCAATCACCGGCCCTTCGGCGTCGACCGGGCAGACCGCATGGGCGTGGCGACGAACATCGTCCAGGTCGACGACGGCGGCGCGTTCGCCTTCCAGACCATGGCCGCCGAACTGAGCTGCGCGGACGCCTTCGATCAACTGGCGGCACTCGCGAACACCCACCGGGTCACCTTCTACCCACTCAAGCCGCCGGTCATCGACCCGGCGATCAGCGAACTCGGCGAGAGCGCCAAGGACCGTGGCTCGATCGTCGAGCTGTCGAACGTGCGGAGCGGCCTGAACAGTCTGGCCGGCCTGACCGGCGGGCTCTCCTTCGTTTCCGATACCGGCGTCGCCGAGTTCCTGCAGTCGACCCGCACCGACATCTCGACCTACTACTCGCTCTCCTTCACGCCCCCCGACTCGATGGGCGACACCGGCATTCGCGAGATCACGCTCCGGCTGCGCCAGCGGCCTCTCGCCCGGAGCGGCTCGCTCCGCTACCGGGCGAGCTACGCGCCGGTAACGATCCAGCAGAACCTCGCCAGCCGGGCCTGGGGAACGCTGCTGTTCGGCTGGGAGGAGAACAACCACGGCATGGAGGTCCAGGTCAGGAGATCCGCGTCGCGCGAGCGGCCGGACCAGCCCGGGCACACGCCGCTGGAAGTCAGGGCCAGTCTGCCGATCGGCGACCTCGATCTCGCACCCACCCGGGCGACCCGCACCCCCGTCGCCAGCGGCTTCTTCCGCGTCGTGGTCCAGGTCCAGCGCGACGACGGCAGCCGGATGCCTCCCCAGCACTTCGACTTCGAGCTGAACGTGCCGGTCGCCGAACTCGAGCAGGCGGCAGGCCAGTACATCGCCGTCCGCAGCGAAGTGCTCCTGTCGCCGGGCTCGTACCGCCTGGCGGTCGGCATCTGGGAGGAGAACAGCGGACGGTCGTCCTTCGTGGTCCGTGAGCTGGCGGTCCAGGCCGACCCGAGCGTCGCCTGA
- a CDS encoding TonB-dependent receptor, giving the protein MLSHLQTEHRKNRTGLSRSAVLGLCAALALAFLAAPTAAQLTGRLAGQVMDADGTALPGVTVTVNSPNLMGSRTDFANADGGFSFPSLPPGVYTVEAELDGFIPQQRTEVEVRLNRVTEIHFSMPAGEFGEEVMVVAETPVVDPEQVSTSQTFGAEYLKKASIGSANRSYQSVLTDVGGVAGGSNPNVFGSTLGENSFVVDGVNTTDPVTATWNINMNFDTVQEINFETSGFEARYGNATGGVVNVVTKSGGNSFSGSLDVRYRDTDFNTSGEHFDTDDNVVEFQETAATLGGPIRRDELWFFAAANPVRSKNTPTESPATRDFEGMNLNGKLTWQASPEWQLTGRYIGEDATITNANASRSVAPEATRYQEQPKTILGVDALGLLTSNLQWHIKAGTVRGELNSFPQSRDFDTIGHVDSFGDGSRSVNYTNQQFSTRDRDDLTTNLVWFTDGAAGDHEVEVGVEYASNFFATQNNATGGGYSFGDRFGAPYTLLFSPIESPAENDGRQFTAYVQDTWRVLPNLTLKLGLRHDEVAFENDIGNEVAALSKLQPRFGIAWDIGGDARTVARANWGRFMHPNALTLPSFARVNQFPTVRWISCSSFRPQLGANCRDAYPGEQTVGGLTFSNWIADPAGFDPNGWFYNRVFSSTASRISAALEPTYADQWSVGVERELTRRTSIGLTYITKETLDIFEDTCNGNLPAPAAGADCDFYVMANLPGLVRDYSGFVLDFESRFTDWFHVLASYTNSQSEGNVGYTQNAGVDFDIYPDHFENTYGYLSDHRRHRVKVNGFVDLPLDFGLAVEGFWSSAGVYAPTVASETYGRIFTEPRGSREANDRYGMDVQVSKGFIFGRDLRFELIGAVFNVFDEEQVTTVCTRVEGCAGGLDLDAATAYVQPRRFEAGIRFEF; this is encoded by the coding sequence GTGTTGTCACATCTTCAAACCGAGCACCGAAAAAACCGCACCGGCCTGAGCCGAAGCGCGGTCCTCGGTCTATGCGCCGCTCTGGCGCTTGCTTTCCTGGCCGCCCCGACGGCCGCTCAACTCACGGGCCGGCTGGCCGGACAGGTCATGGACGCCGACGGCACAGCGCTTCCCGGCGTCACGGTAACCGTCAACTCGCCCAACCTGATGGGCTCTCGAACCGACTTCGCGAACGCCGACGGCGGCTTCAGTTTCCCCAGCCTGCCGCCGGGCGTCTACACCGTCGAAGCCGAGTTGGATGGCTTCATCCCGCAACAACGGACCGAGGTCGAGGTCCGACTGAACCGCGTCACCGAAATCCACTTCTCGATGCCTGCGGGCGAGTTCGGTGAAGAAGTGATGGTCGTCGCCGAAACTCCCGTAGTCGATCCCGAACAGGTGTCGACCTCGCAAACATTCGGCGCCGAGTACCTCAAGAAAGCCTCTATCGGCTCGGCCAACCGGAGCTACCAGAGTGTGCTGACCGACGTCGGCGGCGTCGCGGGCGGATCGAACCCGAACGTCTTCGGCTCGACTCTGGGCGAAAACTCCTTCGTCGTGGACGGCGTGAACACGACGGATCCGGTCACAGCGACCTGGAACATCAACATGAACTTCGACACGGTCCAGGAGATCAACTTCGAGACCAGCGGATTCGAGGCTCGCTACGGAAACGCGACCGGCGGCGTGGTCAACGTCGTCACGAAGTCCGGCGGCAACTCGTTCTCGGGCAGTCTGGACGTGCGCTACCGCGACACGGACTTCAACACCAGCGGCGAACACTTCGACACGGACGACAACGTCGTCGAGTTCCAGGAGACGGCCGCCACACTTGGCGGTCCGATCCGCCGGGACGAACTCTGGTTCTTCGCCGCGGCCAACCCGGTGAGATCGAAGAACACCCCCACCGAGTCGCCGGCCACCCGCGACTTCGAAGGCATGAACCTCAACGGCAAGCTGACGTGGCAGGCCAGCCCGGAGTGGCAGCTCACCGGCCGGTACATCGGCGAAGACGCAACGATCACCAACGCGAACGCTTCCCGCTCCGTGGCGCCGGAAGCCACCCGCTACCAGGAGCAGCCGAAGACAATTCTCGGCGTTGACGCGCTCGGACTGTTGACCTCGAACCTGCAGTGGCACATCAAGGCCGGGACGGTCCGCGGCGAGCTGAACTCGTTCCCGCAGAGCCGCGACTTCGACACGATCGGTCACGTCGACTCCTTCGGCGACGGCTCGCGTTCGGTGAACTACACGAACCAGCAGTTCTCGACCCGCGACCGGGACGACCTAACGACGAATCTGGTCTGGTTCACCGATGGCGCCGCGGGCGACCACGAAGTCGAGGTGGGTGTGGAGTACGCCAGCAACTTCTTCGCCACCCAGAACAACGCCACCGGAGGCGGTTACTCGTTTGGCGACCGTTTCGGCGCGCCCTACACGCTCCTCTTTTCGCCCATCGAGTCGCCGGCCGAGAACGACGGCAGGCAGTTCACCGCGTACGTCCAGGACACATGGCGCGTACTGCCGAACCTGACGCTCAAGCTCGGTCTGCGCCACGATGAAGTCGCGTTCGAGAACGACATCGGCAACGAGGTGGCGGCCCTGTCCAAGCTGCAGCCGCGGTTCGGGATTGCCTGGGATATCGGCGGCGACGCCAGGACAGTCGCTCGCGCAAACTGGGGCCGCTTCATGCACCCGAACGCCCTCACGCTGCCGAGCTTCGCGAGGGTCAACCAGTTCCCGACGGTCCGCTGGATCTCCTGCTCGTCGTTCCGGCCGCAACTGGGCGCGAACTGCCGCGACGCGTACCCCGGTGAACAAACAGTCGGCGGCCTGACCTTCTCGAACTGGATCGCCGACCCTGCAGGGTTTGATCCGAACGGCTGGTTCTACAACAGGGTGTTCTCGAGTACCGCGAGCAGGATCTCGGCCGCGCTCGAGCCGACCTACGCCGACCAGTGGAGCGTCGGCGTCGAACGCGAACTGACCCGACGCACATCGATCGGCCTGACCTACATCACCAAGGAGACCCTGGACATCTTCGAAGACACCTGCAATGGCAACCTGCCGGCGCCGGCCGCCGGGGCGGACTGCGATTTCTACGTCATGGCGAACCTGCCGGGACTGGTGCGCGACTACAGCGGCTTCGTCCTCGACTTCGAGTCCCGCTTCACGGACTGGTTCCACGTTCTCGCTTCGTACACGAACTCCCAGTCCGAAGGAAACGTCGGCTATACGCAGAACGCCGGGGTCGATTTCGACATCTATCCGGACCACTTCGAGAACACGTACGGGTATCTCTCGGACCACCGGAGGCACCGGGTCAAGGTGAACGGCTTCGTCGATCTGCCGCTCGACTTCGGGCTGGCGGTCGAGGGTTTCTGGTCGTCCGCGGGCGTCTACGCGCCGACGGTAGCATCCGAGACCTACGGCCGTATCTTCACGGAGCCGCGCGGCAGCCGGGAAGCGAACGACCGCTACGGCATGGACGTCCAGGTATCGAAGGGCTTCATCTTCGGACGCGACCTGCGCTTCGAGCTGATCGGCGCGGTGTTCAACGTCTTCGACGAAGAGCAGGTCACGACGGTCTGCACACGAGTCGAGGGTTGCGCGGGCGGCCTGGATCTGGATGCAGCCACGGCGTACGTGCAGCCGCGGCGCTTCGAAGCGGGAATCCGTTTCGAGTTCTAG
- a CDS encoding DUF5916 domain-containing protein, whose product MIRLAALVAMALLAAVPAASQGRPGVRALGIEQPVRVDGELADSAWLEAEWAGGFTQRQPRPGEPSSEPTEFAIAYTPDTLYVAVRANDREPARIVAKEMERDSDLFQDDSILLLFDTFHDGRNAYLFLTNPNGARTDALLTDEGRDVNWAWDGVWDVAARRTGQGWVAEIAIPVSTLRFDPQSEVWGLNVQRLIRRRNEETHWAPLPLEASRNSDLTQFGQVAVYRVSLAGEMSGLRGLRPSRQLDIIPYAVAGRSDDRVLGGSSNDFDGGLDLKWGLTRSLVLDLTYNTDFAEVEVDDQQVNLTRFSLFFPEKRDFFLENAGVFDFGPRPRVPWGQPLMRPFFSRQIGLEGGRTVPIDVGARLTGRAGGWNVGVLGVGSAGLPAGEDGESAVPAATYGVARFTRNIGERSTVGGIFTQRGREGHGSERLLGLDFDLKPTQRTEVSGFWAESDLGLGAAEAEDNQTRGAGLAYQGPELTASADYVEVQPDFEPTAGFLLRRDFRMFYPRLEWRPRIEKWGLLNWWSDLGVERFERSSDGRLESERIALSPFGFATESGEFLWFGRRWSKEQLFEPFEISPGIVVPTGLYDNEGFAGGFSTSGKRAVWYDNLTFWGGFLDGDWLSTSSTVTLRLSRRLRASTSWSYTDVSLAAGSFSFDQFRQRLDLSWTPNLRLNLLAQYNTADELLGVNARFHWIYRPGSDLYVVYNENWMAEAIHRRVPLGRQVIVKLNYRMQR is encoded by the coding sequence ATGATTCGGCTCGCCGCGCTCGTCGCCATGGCACTGCTTGCGGCCGTTCCCGCCGCCTCGCAGGGCCGGCCCGGCGTCCGGGCGCTCGGGATCGAGCAGCCGGTGCGGGTCGACGGGGAACTGGCCGATTCCGCCTGGCTGGAGGCTGAATGGGCAGGCGGCTTCACCCAGCGTCAGCCCCGCCCTGGAGAGCCTTCCAGTGAGCCTACGGAGTTCGCCATCGCGTACACGCCGGACACGCTCTACGTCGCGGTGCGGGCGAACGACCGCGAGCCGGCGAGGATTGTGGCGAAGGAGATGGAACGGGACAGCGACCTGTTTCAGGACGACTCGATTCTGCTCCTGTTCGACACGTTCCACGACGGGCGGAACGCCTACCTGTTCCTGACGAATCCGAACGGCGCCCGTACGGATGCACTGCTGACCGACGAGGGCAGGGACGTGAACTGGGCCTGGGACGGCGTGTGGGACGTGGCTGCGCGCAGGACCGGCCAGGGCTGGGTGGCGGAGATCGCGATACCGGTCTCGACGTTGCGCTTCGATCCCCAGAGCGAGGTCTGGGGCCTGAACGTGCAACGGCTGATCCGGCGCCGGAACGAAGAGACCCACTGGGCGCCCCTGCCGCTCGAGGCCAGCCGCAACAGCGACCTGACCCAGTTCGGGCAGGTTGCCGTTTACCGCGTCTCGCTGGCCGGGGAGATGAGCGGATTGCGAGGTCTTCGGCCGTCACGCCAACTCGACATCATCCCCTACGCGGTTGCCGGCCGGAGCGACGACCGGGTCCTCGGGGGCAGTAGCAACGACTTCGACGGCGGACTGGACCTCAAATGGGGGCTTACCCGCTCCCTGGTGCTCGACCTGACCTACAACACGGACTTCGCCGAGGTCGAGGTCGACGACCAGCAGGTCAACCTGACCCGGTTCTCGCTCTTCTTCCCGGAGAAGCGGGACTTCTTCCTGGAGAACGCGGGCGTCTTCGACTTCGGGCCGCGGCCTCGGGTGCCGTGGGGTCAGCCGCTGATGAGGCCGTTCTTCTCTCGACAGATCGGGCTCGAAGGCGGTCGCACCGTGCCGATCGACGTCGGTGCGCGGCTCACGGGGCGCGCCGGGGGCTGGAACGTCGGCGTTCTGGGGGTCGGCTCTGCCGGCCTCCCGGCGGGGGAGGACGGAGAGAGCGCTGTGCCCGCGGCGACGTACGGCGTGGCGCGTTTCACCAGGAACATCGGCGAGCGATCGACGGTCGGAGGCATCTTCACCCAGCGCGGGCGGGAAGGACACGGCAGCGAGCGGCTGCTCGGACTCGACTTCGACCTGAAGCCGACCCAGCGGACGGAGGTCTCGGGGTTTTGGGCGGAAAGCGACCTCGGGCTGGGCGCCGCCGAAGCGGAGGACAACCAGACCCGAGGCGCGGGTCTTGCTTACCAGGGGCCGGAGCTCACCGCCAGCGCGGACTACGTGGAGGTGCAGCCGGACTTCGAGCCGACGGCCGGTTTCCTGCTCCGGCGGGACTTCAGGATGTTCTATCCGCGCCTGGAGTGGCGCCCCAGGATCGAGAAGTGGGGCCTGCTCAATTGGTGGTCCGACCTGGGAGTCGAGCGCTTCGAACGGAGCAGCGACGGCCGGTTGGAGAGCGAGAGAATCGCCCTCTCGCCTTTCGGCTTCGCCACCGAGAGCGGTGAGTTCCTGTGGTTCGGCCGGCGCTGGTCCAAGGAGCAGTTGTTCGAGCCGTTCGAGATCTCCCCGGGCATCGTCGTTCCCACCGGCCTGTATGACAACGAAGGCTTCGCGGGCGGCTTTTCCACCAGCGGCAAGCGGGCGGTCTGGTACGACAACCTGACCTTCTGGGGCGGCTTCCTCGACGGCGACTGGTTGTCGACATCGTCGACCGTGACTCTGCGGCTGTCGAGGCGGCTGCGCGCCTCGACTTCCTGGTCATACACCGACGTGTCGCTTGCCGCCGGCAGTTTCAGCTTCGATCAGTTCCGGCAGCGGTTGGACCTCTCGTGGACCCCCAACCTTCGTCTGAACCTGCTCGCTCAGTACAACACGGCCGACGAACTGCTCGGCGTGAACGCGCGCTTCCACTGGATCTATCGCCCCGGATCGGACCTGTACGTCGTCTACAACGAGAACTGGATGGCAGAGGCGATCCACCGCCGAGTGCCCCTCGGCCGGCAGGTGATCGTCAAGCTGAACTACCGGATGCAGCGCTGA